In Capillimicrobium parvum, a genomic segment contains:
- a CDS encoding cupin domain-containing protein — translation MRNHSRMTQHTYDLIQLRELDDDAVAGGFSDTLEARFARDALGCERIGLSLQRVKPGARAPFAHRHSGDEEVYVVVAGDGRAVIEGEVVALRPWSALRVPAGSARSFEAGEAGLEFLAFGTHTEGDRGELVDAGWPS, via the coding sequence GTGCGCAACCATTCCCGCATGACCCAGCACACGTACGACCTCATCCAGCTGCGCGAGCTCGACGACGACGCGGTCGCCGGCGGCTTCTCGGACACGCTCGAGGCGCGCTTCGCGCGCGACGCCCTGGGCTGCGAGCGCATCGGCCTGAGCCTGCAGCGCGTCAAGCCCGGCGCGCGCGCCCCGTTCGCCCACCGCCACTCCGGCGACGAGGAGGTCTACGTCGTCGTCGCGGGCGACGGCCGCGCGGTGATCGAGGGCGAGGTGGTCGCGCTGCGACCCTGGAGCGCGCTGCGGGTGCCGGCGGGCAGCGCCCGCTCGTTCGAGGCGGGCGAGGCGGGGCTCGAGTTCCTCGCGTTCGGCACGCACACCGAGGGCGATCGCGGCGAGCTCGTCGACGCCGGCTGGCCGAGCTGA
- a CDS encoding DoxX family protein, whose protein sequence is MATTTLPRKRGASPVARPAETAADWRDPRYQAFALLRIAFTVAPIAFGLDKFFNVLVDWPQYFAPWINDIVPGSGQDAMYAVGVIEIVAGIAVALKPRYAAYVVVAWLAGIIVNLLTYSGYYDVALRDFGLMLGALTLARLASVYDPPLRLRRR, encoded by the coding sequence ATGGCCACCACGACCCTGCCGCGCAAGCGCGGCGCCTCCCCAGTCGCGCGCCCCGCCGAGACGGCCGCCGACTGGCGCGACCCGCGCTACCAGGCCTTCGCGCTGCTGCGGATCGCCTTCACGGTCGCGCCGATCGCCTTCGGGCTCGACAAGTTCTTCAACGTCCTCGTCGACTGGCCGCAGTACTTCGCACCGTGGATCAACGACATCGTCCCGGGCAGCGGGCAGGACGCGATGTACGCGGTCGGCGTCATCGAGATCGTCGCGGGCATCGCCGTCGCGCTGAAGCCGCGCTACGCCGCATACGTCGTCGTCGCCTGGCTGGCCGGCATCATCGTCAACCTCCTGACGTACTCGGGCTACTACGACGTCGCCCTGCGCGACTTCGGCCTCATGCTCGGCGCGCTGACGCTGGCCCGCCTCGCCTCCGTCTACGACCCGCCGCTGCGCCTGCGCCGCCGCTGA
- a CDS encoding DUF2252 domain-containing protein, which yields MTLVDEQVQRGREGRKAAGRSSHGDWAPASDREDPVAVLERQGTTRVQQLLPLRYGRMLASPFAFYRGAAAIMAADLAGTSASGIEVQACGDAHLLNFGIFAAPDRRLVFDLNDFDETLPGPWEWDVKRLAASVEIACRDRGFSPADAEQAVLAVVRQYREGAAGFAALGNLDVWYTRLDVDALIDYFAQTGTDAQVKAVRKVQQKALRKTSLRAVERLTEKVDGRLRFRRQPPVLVPVSDLLDASDAELLQSRLHRLLESYRRSLTAEHAHLLDGYRVADMAHKVVGVGSVGTRAWVILLEGRDAGDPLVLQAKEAQASVLEAHLRRSAHRSHGKRVVLGQRLVQAASDIFLGWERVTGIDGLERDFYVRQLWDGKGSVDISTALPPGMTKYAQLCGLALARAHARSGDRVAIAAYLGHSDRFDRAIAAFARAYADQNELDHRALQDAVAEGRIEATPDV from the coding sequence ATGACGCTGGTCGACGAGCAGGTGCAGCGCGGGCGCGAGGGCCGCAAGGCCGCCGGGCGCTCGAGCCACGGCGACTGGGCGCCCGCGTCTGACCGCGAGGACCCGGTCGCCGTTCTCGAGCGTCAGGGCACGACCCGGGTCCAACAGCTCCTGCCGCTGCGCTACGGGCGGATGCTCGCGTCGCCGTTCGCGTTCTACCGCGGCGCCGCGGCGATCATGGCGGCCGACCTCGCCGGCACGTCCGCGTCGGGCATCGAGGTCCAGGCGTGCGGCGACGCGCACCTGCTGAACTTCGGCATCTTCGCGGCCCCCGACCGCCGCCTCGTCTTCGACCTCAACGACTTCGACGAGACCCTGCCGGGCCCGTGGGAGTGGGACGTCAAGCGCCTCGCGGCGAGCGTCGAGATCGCCTGCCGCGACCGGGGCTTCTCGCCCGCTGACGCCGAGCAGGCGGTGCTCGCGGTGGTGCGTCAGTACCGCGAGGGCGCGGCCGGGTTCGCCGCGCTCGGCAACCTCGACGTCTGGTACACGCGGCTGGACGTCGACGCCCTCATCGACTACTTCGCGCAGACCGGCACCGACGCGCAGGTCAAGGCGGTCCGCAAGGTGCAGCAGAAGGCGCTGCGCAAGACGAGCCTGCGCGCCGTCGAGCGGCTGACCGAGAAGGTCGACGGACGCCTGCGCTTCCGTCGCCAGCCCCCGGTGCTCGTGCCGGTGAGCGACCTCCTCGACGCGAGCGACGCGGAGCTGCTCCAGTCGCGGCTCCACCGCCTGCTTGAGTCCTACCGGCGCAGCCTCACGGCGGAGCACGCGCATCTGCTCGACGGCTATCGCGTGGCCGACATGGCGCACAAGGTCGTCGGCGTCGGCAGCGTCGGCACCCGGGCCTGGGTGATCCTGCTCGAGGGGCGCGACGCCGGCGATCCGCTCGTCCTGCAGGCCAAGGAGGCGCAGGCGTCGGTCCTCGAGGCCCACCTGCGCCGCAGCGCCCACCGATCGCACGGAAAGCGCGTCGTGCTCGGGCAGCGGCTGGTGCAGGCGGCCAGCGACATCTTCCTCGGCTGGGAGCGCGTCACCGGCATCGACGGGCTGGAGCGCGACTTCTACGTCCGCCAGCTCTGGGACGGCAAGGGCTCGGTCGACATCAGCACCGCGCTGCCGCCCGGCATGACGAAGTACGCGCAGCTGTGCGGGCTGGCGCTGGCCCGCGCCCACGCCCGCTCTGGCGACCGGGTCGCCATCGCCGCCTATCTCGGCCACAGCGACCGCTTCGACCGCGCGATCGCCGCGTTCGCCCGCGCGTACGCCGACCAGAACGAGCTCGACCACCGCGCCCTGCAGGACGCGGTGGCCGAAGGCCGGATCGAGGCGACCCCCGACGTCTGA
- the gndA gene encoding NADP-dependent phosphogluconate dehydrogenase, which translates to MSQESQIGVTGLAVMGANLARNIARHGVPVAVHNRTAARTTEFMEHYGGEGDFTAGETVETFVAALERPRRIIVMVKAGAPVDGVIEELTPLLDEGDILIDAGNSHFADTKRRTQACAEHGLRFMGIGVSGGEEGALLGPSIMPGGAREAYAEVEAVLTSIAAQVDGTPCCTYVGPDGAGHYVKMVHNGIEYADIQLIAEAYDLLRHVAGLEVADIAGIFDDWNTGDLESFLIEITAKVLAQRDESTGGPLLDAIVDQAEQKGTGRWTSQDALELGVPLTAITEAVFARTLSSLREEREVASQRLAGPVPGAAKGSTDGLVDDIQKALYASKVVAYAQGFQQMTAASQAHGWDLDLGAMATIWRGGCIIRARFLNRIRDAYVEDPQLENLLLVEYFRDAVADAQDAWRRVVSRATEEGVAIPAFSSSLAYYDGYRRERGPANLIQGLRDFFGAHTYRRVDREGAFHTRWAQDGKEVRTDT; encoded by the coding sequence ATGAGCCAAGAGAGCCAGATCGGGGTGACAGGGCTGGCGGTGATGGGCGCCAACCTGGCGCGCAACATCGCCCGGCACGGGGTGCCCGTCGCCGTGCACAACCGCACGGCCGCGCGGACGACCGAGTTCATGGAGCACTACGGCGGCGAAGGCGACTTCACCGCCGGCGAGACCGTCGAGACGTTCGTCGCCGCGCTCGAGCGCCCGCGGCGGATCATCGTCATGGTCAAGGCCGGCGCCCCGGTCGACGGCGTCATCGAAGAGCTCACGCCGCTGCTCGACGAGGGCGACATCCTCATCGACGCCGGCAACTCGCACTTCGCCGACACGAAGCGCCGGACGCAGGCCTGCGCCGAGCACGGGCTGCGGTTCATGGGCATCGGCGTGTCGGGCGGCGAGGAGGGCGCGCTGCTGGGGCCGAGCATCATGCCGGGCGGCGCCCGCGAGGCGTACGCGGAGGTCGAGGCGGTGCTCACCTCGATCGCCGCGCAGGTCGACGGCACGCCGTGCTGCACGTACGTCGGCCCCGACGGCGCCGGCCACTACGTGAAGATGGTCCACAACGGCATCGAGTACGCCGACATCCAGCTGATCGCCGAGGCCTACGACCTCCTGCGCCACGTCGCGGGCCTCGAGGTCGCGGACATCGCCGGGATCTTCGACGACTGGAACACCGGCGACCTCGAGTCGTTCCTCATCGAGATCACGGCGAAGGTGCTGGCCCAGCGCGACGAGTCGACCGGCGGGCCGCTGCTCGACGCGATCGTCGACCAGGCCGAGCAGAAGGGCACCGGGCGCTGGACGAGCCAGGACGCGCTCGAGCTCGGGGTGCCGCTGACCGCCATCACGGAGGCGGTGTTCGCCCGCACGCTGTCGTCGCTGCGCGAGGAGCGCGAGGTCGCCTCGCAGCGCCTCGCCGGCCCGGTGCCGGGAGCCGCCAAGGGCTCCACCGACGGCCTCGTCGACGACATCCAGAAGGCGCTGTACGCGAGCAAGGTCGTCGCCTACGCGCAGGGCTTCCAGCAGATGACGGCGGCCTCGCAGGCGCACGGCTGGGACCTCGACCTCGGCGCCATGGCGACGATCTGGCGCGGCGGCTGCATCATCCGCGCGCGCTTCCTCAACCGGATCCGCGACGCGTACGTCGAGGACCCGCAGCTGGAGAACCTCCTGCTCGTCGAGTACTTCCGCGATGCGGTGGCCGACGCGCAGGACGCGTGGCGCCGGGTGGTCTCGCGGGCGACCGAGGAGGGCGTGGCGATCCCGGCGTTCAGCTCGTCGCTGGCGTACTACGACGGCTATCGCCGGGAGCGCGGCCCGGCGAACCTCATCCAGGGGCTGCGCGACTTCTTCGGCGCGCACACGTACCGGCGCGTCGACCGCGAGGGCGCGTTCCACACCCGCTGGGCGCAGGACGGGAAGGAGGTGCGCACCGACACATGA
- a CDS encoding SDR family NAD(P)-dependent oxidoreductase, with translation MTPAELAGRCAVVTGAGGGLGRAFSLGFARAGARVVAADVDLAAAQATVGEIALAGGSALAVAADVAREASTAAMAAAALDAFGAIDVLVNNAAIYAGLERRPFDEIDVAEWDRVMAVNLRGPWLCSKACAAALRASGFGGSIVNVASATVLSGSPLWAHYVASKGALIALSRVMARELGEAGVRVNALAPGFTLTDASRELVDDADSYGVARGAIKRSLQPQDVVGTAVFLASDASAMITGQTFVVDGGRQFL, from the coding sequence GTGACGCCCGCCGAGCTGGCCGGCCGCTGCGCCGTCGTCACCGGGGCCGGAGGCGGGCTGGGGCGGGCGTTCTCGCTCGGGTTCGCCCGGGCCGGCGCCCGCGTCGTGGCCGCCGACGTCGATCTCGCCGCCGCGCAGGCGACGGTCGGCGAGATCGCGCTCGCGGGCGGGTCGGCGCTGGCGGTGGCGGCCGACGTGGCCCGCGAGGCGAGCACCGCCGCCATGGCCGCCGCCGCGCTCGACGCGTTCGGGGCGATCGACGTGCTCGTCAACAACGCCGCGATCTACGCCGGCCTCGAGCGCCGGCCGTTCGACGAGATCGACGTCGCCGAGTGGGACCGCGTGATGGCGGTCAACCTGCGCGGCCCGTGGCTGTGCTCGAAGGCGTGCGCGGCCGCGCTGCGCGCGTCGGGGTTCGGCGGCTCGATCGTCAACGTCGCGTCGGCGACCGTGCTCAGCGGCTCGCCGCTGTGGGCGCACTACGTCGCGTCGAAGGGCGCGCTCATCGCGCTGTCGCGGGTGATGGCGCGCGAACTGGGGGAGGCGGGCGTGCGCGTGAACGCGCTCGCGCCCGGCTTCACGCTCACCGACGCCAGCCGCGAGCTCGTCGACGACGCCGACTCCTACGGCGTCGCGCGGGGCGCCATCAAGCGCAGCCTGCAGCCGCAGGACGTCGTCGGCACCGCGGTGTTCCTCGCCTCGGACGCCAGCGCGATGATCACCGGCCAGACGTTCGTGGTCGACGGCGGCCGCCAGTTCCTGTGA
- a CDS encoding HD domain-containing protein, whose amino-acid sequence MTATGRYARIYAAAEPYWQTRSNEIHVPESYALAQELLESCPAADPDVVLPAVLLHDVGYMAVPSDDHLKGLAGAIRGWEPDITRRHEIQGAALAGEILAHVGWDERRTRAIQDIVDGHDSRAEAVSLDDELVKDADKLWRYTESAVRICHEWMKLTPDDYIDWVESEIDAWLFTEPARAIARREIAASRAALAARPVEPAR is encoded by the coding sequence GTGACGGCGACCGGGCGCTACGCGCGCATCTACGCGGCGGCCGAGCCGTACTGGCAGACGCGGTCCAACGAGATCCACGTCCCCGAGTCCTACGCGCTCGCGCAGGAGCTGCTCGAGTCCTGCCCGGCCGCGGATCCCGACGTCGTCCTGCCCGCCGTGTTGCTGCACGACGTCGGCTACATGGCGGTGCCGAGCGACGACCACCTCAAGGGCCTGGCCGGCGCGATCCGCGGGTGGGAGCCCGACATCACGCGACGCCACGAGATCCAGGGCGCGGCCCTCGCCGGCGAGATCCTCGCGCATGTGGGCTGGGACGAGCGGCGCACGCGCGCGATCCAGGACATCGTCGACGGCCACGACTCCCGCGCCGAGGCCGTCAGCCTCGACGACGAGCTGGTCAAGGACGCCGACAAGCTGTGGCGCTACACCGAGTCCGCGGTGCGGATCTGCCACGAGTGGATGAAGCTGACGCCGGACGACTACATCGACTGGGTGGAGTCCGAGATCGACGCATGGCTGTTCACCGAGCCGGCGCGGGCGATCGCGCGCCGCGAGATCGCCGCCTCGCGCGCGGCGCTCGCCGCGCGGCCCGTGGAGCCCGCGCGGTGA
- a CDS encoding aldehyde dehydrogenase family protein yields MTATATATHDLWIGGEWVPAASGRAIAVHDPATGALLAHVAEGDERDADRAVRAAADAYRGWRRTPVARRAELQQAVAALMRRDAEEIGRTLTLELGRPLGAAVAEVRRSADLLDYFAQEGLRLRGEMPLLGEPDERVLVVQEPLGVVVAIAPFNYPITLLLMKVGAALVTGNTVVAKPAQDTPLSTLHLARLFGEAGYPAGVLNVITGSGPELGEALVGHPVPAKVAFTGSTAAGIRIRRLAAETNKRVTLELGGQCPAIVCADADLDVAVPALVRHAYANSGQFCYRVNRMYVARERYDELVDRFAEGARGLRAGHGLEPGVDLGPLVGERIMATSAEHVADARARGARIACGGERLTGEPFDGGCFFAPTLIADATPAMKIMREETFGPVVGVAPFGDCEEAVALANDSRYGLAAYVFSRNLRTAWRIAEELEAGSVWVNDIHRSLHSVPFGGVKQSGLGREKSRHGLDEYLEHKTMYLGL; encoded by the coding sequence GTGACCGCGACGGCCACCGCCACGCACGACCTGTGGATCGGCGGCGAGTGGGTGCCGGCGGCGTCGGGCCGGGCGATCGCCGTCCACGACCCGGCGACGGGCGCGCTCCTGGCCCACGTCGCCGAGGGCGACGAGCGCGATGCCGATCGCGCGGTGCGCGCGGCGGCGGACGCGTATCGCGGCTGGCGGCGCACGCCGGTCGCCCGTCGCGCCGAGCTCCAGCAGGCGGTCGCCGCGCTCATGCGCCGCGACGCCGAGGAGATCGGGCGCACGCTGACGCTCGAGCTCGGCCGCCCCCTGGGCGCGGCGGTCGCGGAGGTCCGCCGCTCCGCCGACCTGCTCGACTACTTCGCGCAGGAGGGGCTGCGCCTGCGCGGCGAGATGCCGCTGCTCGGCGAGCCGGACGAGCGCGTGCTGGTGGTGCAGGAGCCGCTCGGCGTGGTGGTGGCGATCGCCCCGTTCAACTACCCGATCACCCTGCTGCTGATGAAGGTCGGTGCGGCGCTGGTCACCGGCAACACGGTGGTCGCCAAGCCGGCGCAGGACACGCCGCTGTCCACGCTGCACCTGGCGCGCCTGTTCGGCGAGGCCGGCTACCCCGCGGGGGTGCTCAACGTGATCACCGGCTCGGGCCCCGAGCTCGGCGAGGCGCTCGTCGGCCATCCGGTCCCCGCCAAGGTCGCGTTCACGGGGTCGACGGCCGCGGGCATCCGGATCCGCCGGCTCGCGGCGGAGACGAACAAGCGGGTCACGCTCGAGCTCGGCGGGCAGTGCCCGGCCATCGTCTGCGCCGACGCCGACCTCGACGTCGCGGTGCCCGCGCTCGTGCGCCACGCGTACGCCAACTCGGGCCAGTTCTGCTACCGCGTGAACCGCATGTACGTCGCCCGTGAGCGCTACGACGAGCTGGTGGACCGCTTCGCCGAGGGTGCGCGCGGGCTGCGGGCCGGCCACGGGTTGGAGCCGGGCGTCGACCTCGGCCCGCTCGTGGGCGAGCGCATCATGGCCACGAGCGCCGAGCACGTCGCCGACGCCCGGGCTCGGGGCGCGCGGATCGCCTGCGGCGGGGAGCGGCTGACCGGCGAGCCGTTCGACGGCGGCTGCTTCTTCGCGCCGACGCTGATCGCCGACGCCACGCCGGCGATGAAGATCATGCGCGAGGAGACCTTCGGGCCGGTCGTCGGCGTAGCGCCGTTCGGCGACTGCGAGGAGGCCGTCGCCCTCGCCAACGACTCGCGCTACGGCCTGGCCGCGTACGTCTTCAGCCGCAATCTGCGCACGGCCTGGCGCATCGCGGAGGAGCTCGAGGCCGGCTCGGTGTGGGTCAACGACATCCACCGCTCGCTGCACTCGGTGCCCTTCGGCGGCGTCAAGCAGAGCGGCCTCGGCCGCGAGAAGTCGCGCCACGGGCTCGACGAGTACCTCGAGCACAAGACGATGTACCTCGGGCTGTGA
- a CDS encoding HD domain-containing protein, translated as MGDRYDAVWAAARPYMRVRKNDVHIPMAFDYAERLLEQHPGADRDVVLLAVLLHDIGWAVVDQTAIYRDGFGPGMMESDVRIAHEREGARLAGEILGATGWPADVRDEVVAIIAGHDTRSEAISHNDELVKDADALWRFSIAGVAIACDWWGMTPSVYVDRTEPQIEHRLFTEAAREIARAELDRTRRVLRTAVLDDPVAAP; from the coding sequence ATGGGGGATCGCTACGACGCGGTGTGGGCCGCCGCGCGGCCGTACATGCGCGTCCGCAAGAACGACGTGCACATCCCCATGGCGTTCGACTACGCCGAGCGCCTGCTCGAGCAGCATCCCGGGGCCGACCGCGACGTCGTCCTGCTCGCGGTGCTGCTGCACGACATCGGGTGGGCGGTCGTGGACCAGACGGCGATCTACCGCGACGGCTTCGGCCCGGGGATGATGGAGTCCGACGTGCGGATCGCCCACGAGCGCGAGGGCGCGCGGCTGGCCGGGGAGATCCTGGGCGCGACGGGCTGGCCGGCGGACGTGCGCGACGAGGTGGTGGCGATCATCGCGGGCCACGACACGCGGTCCGAGGCGATCTCGCACAACGACGAGCTCGTCAAGGACGCCGACGCGCTGTGGCGGTTCTCCATCGCGGGGGTGGCGATCGCGTGCGACTGGTGGGGGATGACGCCGAGCGTGTACGTCGACCGCACGGAGCCGCAGATCGAGCACCGCCTGTTCACCGAGGCGGCGCGCGAGATCGCCCGGGCCGAGCTGGACCGGACTCGGCGCGTGCTGCGCACCGCCGTGCTCGACGACCCGGTCGCCGCGCCGTGA
- a CDS encoding PEP-utilizing enzyme: MSTTEASSRFVSPYDDPAPEGAEGWEELYPYYLRFREDRRDFEEGRFWFADLQHWPTVFKPFDTITVEFAIKCLGQYNTRHLLIPPANGIDYRVHNGYVYMSPVPVPEEEIPGRVPHFMERAGHYFANWPQLLENWERKIRRVIADLEALEFEPLPEMVPLDWITEGRGLDNTFALQTSYNRAIELAYEAFQYHFEFLNLGYVAYLDFFQFCKEVLPGVADLGIAKMVQGIDVVLFRPDDELKKLAKLAVELGVDDALADGSVDEALAAVAARPRGEEWVAAWEAAKDPWFNFSAGNGMYSTDKVWLDHLDIPLGFVRDYAGRVRAGESIDRPTEAIRAERDRITAEYREALPDDEARAVFDEKLGLSRLVFPYVEDHNFYIEHWSLSVFWRKIRQLGQVLADAGFWRDADDIFLVRRDELQQVIFDYGNAWAIGVEAMGPYYWPQEIARRKRILAALERKAPVPAMNEPPAVITEPFTIMLYGITSEAVSGWLHAGAGTGHLGGMAASPGVVEGVARVIGGADELGDVQQGDILVTRITAPSWGPVFARIGAAVTDIGGMMSHAAIVCREYGLPAVTGAGSATTTIRTGQRVRVDGNNGTVTVLD, translated from the coding sequence ATGTCAACGACTGAGGCGAGCAGCCGGTTCGTCAGCCCGTACGACGACCCGGCGCCGGAGGGGGCAGAGGGCTGGGAGGAGCTGTACCCGTACTACCTGCGCTTCCGCGAGGACCGCCGGGACTTCGAGGAGGGGCGCTTCTGGTTCGCCGACCTCCAGCACTGGCCCACGGTCTTCAAGCCGTTCGACACGATCACGGTCGAGTTCGCCATCAAGTGCCTCGGCCAGTACAACACGCGCCACCTGCTGATCCCGCCCGCCAACGGGATCGACTACCGGGTCCACAACGGCTACGTCTACATGAGCCCCGTGCCGGTCCCGGAGGAGGAGATCCCGGGACGCGTGCCGCACTTCATGGAGCGCGCCGGCCACTACTTCGCCAACTGGCCGCAGCTGCTGGAGAACTGGGAGCGCAAGATCCGCCGGGTCATCGCCGACCTCGAGGCGCTCGAGTTCGAGCCGCTGCCCGAGATGGTCCCGCTGGACTGGATCACCGAGGGCCGCGGCCTGGACAACACGTTCGCGCTGCAGACGAGCTACAACCGCGCGATCGAGCTGGCCTACGAGGCCTTCCAGTACCACTTCGAGTTCCTGAACCTGGGCTACGTCGCGTACCTGGACTTCTTCCAGTTCTGCAAGGAGGTCCTGCCCGGCGTCGCGGACCTGGGCATCGCGAAGATGGTGCAGGGCATCGACGTGGTGCTGTTCCGGCCCGACGACGAGCTCAAGAAGCTGGCGAAGCTCGCGGTCGAGCTCGGCGTGGACGACGCGCTGGCGGACGGGAGCGTGGACGAGGCGCTCGCCGCCGTCGCGGCCCGCCCGCGCGGCGAGGAGTGGGTCGCCGCCTGGGAGGCGGCGAAGGACCCGTGGTTCAACTTCTCGGCCGGCAACGGGATGTACAGCACCGACAAGGTGTGGCTCGACCACCTCGACATCCCGCTCGGCTTCGTGCGCGACTACGCCGGGCGCGTGCGGGCGGGCGAGAGCATCGACCGGCCGACCGAGGCGATCCGCGCCGAGCGCGACCGCATCACCGCCGAATACCGCGAGGCGCTGCCCGACGACGAGGCACGCGCGGTGTTCGACGAGAAGCTCGGGCTCTCGCGGCTCGTGTTCCCATACGTCGAGGACCACAACTTCTACATCGAGCACTGGTCGCTGTCGGTGTTCTGGCGCAAGATCCGCCAGCTGGGCCAGGTGCTCGCCGACGCGGGCTTCTGGCGCGACGCCGACGACATCTTCCTCGTGCGCCGCGACGAGCTGCAGCAGGTGATCTTCGACTACGGCAACGCGTGGGCCATCGGCGTCGAGGCGATGGGCCCGTACTACTGGCCGCAGGAGATCGCCCGGCGCAAGCGCATCCTCGCGGCCCTCGAGCGCAAGGCGCCGGTGCCGGCGATGAACGAGCCGCCGGCGGTCATCACCGAGCCGTTCACGATCATGCTCTACGGCATCACCAGCGAGGCGGTGTCCGGCTGGCTGCACGCCGGCGCCGGCACCGGGCACCTTGGCGGCATGGCCGCGTCGCCAGGCGTCGTGGAGGGCGTCGCGCGGGTCATCGGCGGCGCCGACGAGTTGGGCGACGTGCAGCAGGGCGACATCCTCGTCACCCGCATCACCGCGCCCAGCTGGGGTCCGGTGTTCGCCCGCATCGGCGCGGCGGTCACCGACATCGGCGGCATGATGAGCCACGCCGCGATCGTCTGCCGCGAGTACGGGCTGCCGGCGGTGACCGGCGCGGGCTCCGCGACGACGACGATCCGCACCGGCCAGCGCGTGCGCGTCGACGGCAACAACGGCACCGTGACCGTCCTCGACTGA